A region from the Flavobacterium enshiense genome encodes:
- a CDS encoding amidohydrolase — protein sequence MKFKIALLSVLACCLANAQKQPVDFIINNATVYTVNKNFEKAEAIAVSGGKIVGIGKTAEINEMFSSNDIYDAKNKFIYPGFYDAHAHFYNYGMNLQTVDLRGTKSFEEVIERVSQFKGKKKIAYIQGRGWDQNDWPDREFPNNQVLDLIFPDIPIVLTRIDGHALIANSVALKMAGITPKTKAEGGQIEVKNGTLTGILIDNPMELVYNSMPKPSRTEQINALMSAQKTMFEYGLTTINEAGLERGVINLIDSLQRENRLDINIYAMVKASKENLDYYIEKGIYKTDKLNVRSFKFMADGALGSRGACLHKPYFDRPKQFGALLSPIEEMRKTAKRIAASDFQMNTHAIGDSTNTVMLKIYKEVLTGKKDRRWKIEHAQVLREKDFDYFKSGIIPSVQPTHATSDVYWSTERLGMQRIKNAYAYKKMLDKAGVIALGTDFPVEEVNPMYTFYAAVARKDLKGFPSGGFLPENALTREETLKGMTIWAAYSDFEENEKGSLEVGKWADFTIFDADFMTVPIEQVLLIKPKNTFIKGKQVK from the coding sequence ATGAAATTTAAAATTGCACTTCTTTCCGTGCTGGCTTGTTGTCTTGCCAATGCCCAAAAGCAACCTGTCGATTTTATCATAAACAATGCTACTGTTTATACGGTTAATAAGAATTTCGAGAAAGCAGAAGCTATCGCTGTTTCCGGAGGTAAAATCGTCGGGATAGGGAAAACGGCTGAAATCAATGAAATGTTTTCTTCGAATGATATTTACGATGCTAAAAATAAATTCATCTACCCGGGGTTTTATGATGCTCATGCTCATTTTTATAACTACGGAATGAATCTCCAGACGGTAGATTTACGCGGAACCAAAAGTTTCGAAGAGGTAATCGAAAGGGTTAGCCAATTCAAAGGCAAAAAGAAAATAGCATATATTCAAGGCAGGGGATGGGATCAGAATGACTGGCCTGATAGGGAGTTTCCTAATAATCAGGTGCTGGATTTGATTTTTCCGGACATACCTATAGTACTTACACGTATAGACGGTCATGCATTGATAGCTAATTCTGTTGCGTTGAAAATGGCAGGAATCACTCCGAAAACGAAAGCAGAAGGCGGTCAGATTGAAGTTAAAAATGGTACGCTGACCGGAATATTGATAGATAATCCGATGGAGCTGGTGTACAATAGTATGCCAAAGCCATCAAGAACGGAACAGATAAATGCGCTTATGTCGGCACAAAAGACAATGTTCGAATATGGATTAACGACCATTAACGAAGCCGGACTTGAACGTGGTGTAATCAACCTGATTGATAGTTTACAGCGTGAAAACCGATTGGATATCAATATTTATGCAATGGTTAAGGCGTCCAAGGAAAATCTGGATTATTACATTGAAAAAGGTATTTATAAAACCGATAAGCTCAATGTGCGTTCCTTTAAATTTATGGCAGATGGTGCTTTGGGGTCACGCGGCGCCTGCCTGCACAAACCTTATTTCGACAGGCCGAAACAATTTGGGGCATTATTGTCGCCAATAGAGGAAATGCGCAAGACAGCAAAGAGAATAGCGGCCTCTGATTTTCAGATGAACACGCATGCCATTGGTGATTCGACCAATACGGTAATGTTGAAAATTTATAAAGAAGTGCTGACGGGGAAAAAAGACAGACGCTGGAAAATAGAACACGCCCAAGTGTTGCGCGAAAAGGATTTCGATTATTTCAAATCGGGAATTATTCCCTCTGTTCAACCTACGCATGCGACTTCCGACGTATATTGGTCTACGGAAAGACTGGGAATGCAGCGAATTAAAAATGCGTACGCTTATAAGAAAATGCTTGACAAGGCTGGAGTGATTGCTCTTGGAACCGATTTCCCGGTCGAAGAAGTCAATCCTATGTATACATTCTATGCAGCGGTAGCGCGTAAGGACTTGAAAGGCTTTCCTTCGGGCGGCTTTTTGCCTGAAAATGCCTTAACACGCGAAGAAACCTTAAAAGGGATGACTATCTGGGCAGCTTATTCTGATTTTGAAGAAAACGAAAAAGGAAGTCTGGAAGTTGGAAAATGGGCCGATTTCACCATTTTCGATGCTGATTTTATGACGGTGCCTATCGAACAGGTTTTGCTAATCAAGCCAAAAAATACGTTTATAAAAGGAAAACAAGTGAAATAA
- a CDS encoding O-acetyl-ADP-ribose deacetylase produces the protein MIEVVRGDITKINVDAIVNAANSSLMGGGGVDGAIHRAGGNTILEECKKIVAKQGGCETGQAVITTAGNLPAQYVIHTVGPIWYGGNNNERERLADCYINSLKLAVENNCKSVAFPSISTGVYRFPKEEAAKIAVKTVSEFLSNHIEIEKVLFVCFDDENEVLISKELHKM, from the coding sequence ATGATTGAAGTTGTTAGAGGAGATATTACTAAAATTAATGTAGATGCTATAGTAAACGCAGCCAACTCATCCCTTATGGGTGGAGGCGGAGTGGATGGTGCCATCCACAGGGCTGGCGGAAATACTATCCTGGAGGAATGCAAAAAAATTGTAGCAAAACAAGGAGGCTGTGAAACCGGACAGGCAGTAATTACCACAGCAGGAAATCTTCCTGCTCAATATGTAATTCATACAGTTGGGCCAATATGGTACGGCGGAAACAATAATGAAAGAGAAAGGCTTGCCGATTGCTATATAAATTCACTAAAATTAGCCGTTGAAAATAATTGTAAGTCAGTTGCATTTCCGAGCATAAGTACTGGTGTCTACCGATTTCCAAAAGAAGAGGCAGCAAAAATAGCTGTTAAAACCGTTTCCGAATTTCTGTCTAATCACATTGAAATAGAAAAAGTACTATTTGTTTGTTTTGACGATGAAAACGAAGTCCTAATTAGTAAGGAGCTACACAAAATGTAA
- a CDS encoding GreA/GreB family elongation factor: MTFKQKILNHHLTLLQDKIDVYRDMISGLADDAQNDAKSSAGDKHETALSMMHLEQEKLSAKLQEAVNFKGILSKIDATVSNKTIAVGSLVKANGLQLFISAALPKITIDGISILALSPQSPLGSQILGKQIGDVVEVKGSRFVIEDVM, from the coding sequence ATGACCTTTAAACAAAAAATACTCAATCATCATTTAACCTTGCTTCAGGATAAAATTGATGTATACCGCGACATGATTTCCGGTTTGGCAGACGATGCGCAAAACGATGCTAAAAGTTCGGCCGGAGACAAACACGAAACCGCATTGTCCATGATGCATCTCGAGCAGGAAAAACTGAGTGCGAAACTTCAGGAAGCTGTTAATTTTAAAGGGATTTTGAGTAAAATTGACGCAACGGTTTCCAATAAGACCATTGCTGTCGGAAGTCTGGTAAAAGCAAATGGATTGCAGCTTTTTATCAGTGCCGCTTTGCCCAAAATAACCATTGACGGCATTTCAATTTTAGCACTGTCGCCACAATCGCCGTTGGGTTCTCAAATATTGGGAAAACAAATCGGCGATGTTGTTGAGGTTAAAGGCTCCCGGTTTGTGATTGAAGATGTTATGTAA
- a CDS encoding TonB-dependent receptor produces the protein MNKTVKYITAIGFLFTGLQTFAQKKDENIGTEVVNVVKPYTPTISDAFKVKETPVIDDETNTQKEEIKYNIFSFPVASTFTPAKGRAADVDKEAKERLFKNYATLGIGNYGTVNAELFVTQDLSNNDYVGGMFRHLSSQGGIDEVKLDDSYYNTALDITYGSRTREIDWNADLGYKHQMYNWYGLPTEFVPFNDDAINSINEDQTYQTLTLGAKLDVKEGMMDETPMLFKRFWDSHGSEENRFFIKPSFDFEVKEYKFKTEFVADYVGGSFEKDYLGVPDMSYSYLNFGVVPSILLQKDDLSVQAGAGFFYSRGIVNDITDDKIFVYPQIKASYKLVGDIMIAYAGAEGNLKQNSFADFVEENKFVSPTLAIAPTNQQYDIYVGLKGKLSNTVAFNVRGSYMAEDDKAFFTANPYETANPNTEGYVYGNSFGVVYDDLKTVSLFGELKMDFSKNVAFGINGTFNGYSTDQAEAWNLPSLKIGADLDVDITKKWYAGADIFFVGDRKDQFYYNDITLTEPLTKIVTLDSYFDLNAHVGYKHNERLTGFLKLNNIANQQYERWLNYPVQGFQVLLGANYKFDF, from the coding sequence ATGAATAAGACAGTAAAGTATATAACAGCCATCGGTTTTCTTTTTACAGGATTGCAGACTTTTGCGCAGAAAAAAGACGAAAATATCGGAACGGAAGTGGTAAACGTGGTTAAGCCATACACACCAACCATCTCCGACGCTTTCAAAGTAAAAGAAACGCCGGTTATCGACGATGAAACCAATACGCAAAAAGAAGAAATCAAGTATAACATCTTTTCTTTTCCGGTAGCATCAACATTTACCCCGGCAAAGGGTAGGGCTGCCGATGTGGACAAAGAGGCTAAAGAACGTCTGTTTAAAAATTATGCCACTCTGGGTATCGGGAATTACGGAACCGTGAATGCTGAATTATTTGTCACTCAGGATTTGTCCAATAATGATTATGTGGGTGGAATGTTTCGTCATTTATCATCCCAGGGCGGAATTGATGAGGTAAAATTGGATGACAGTTACTACAATACAGCATTGGATATCACTTACGGAAGCCGTACTCGTGAAATAGACTGGAATGCCGATTTAGGCTACAAACACCAAATGTATAATTGGTATGGATTACCAACTGAATTTGTCCCTTTTAATGATGATGCCATCAATTCGATAAACGAGGATCAAACTTATCAGACGCTTACCTTGGGTGCTAAATTAGACGTGAAAGAAGGAATGATGGACGAAACACCAATGCTTTTTAAACGTTTTTGGGATTCTCACGGCTCGGAAGAAAACAGATTTTTCATTAAACCGTCTTTCGATTTTGAAGTGAAAGAATATAAATTCAAAACGGAATTCGTAGCAGATTATGTAGGCGGAAGTTTTGAAAAAGATTATTTAGGAGTGCCGGATATGAGTTATAGTTATCTGAATTTCGGAGTGGTACCGAGCATTTTATTGCAAAAGGATGATTTGTCTGTTCAGGCAGGAGCCGGGTTTTTCTATAGCAGAGGGATAGTTAATGACATAACAGATGATAAAATATTTGTATATCCTCAAATCAAAGCTTCATATAAGCTTGTAGGCGATATCATGATTGCCTATGCTGGTGCAGAAGGAAATCTGAAACAGAACTCTTTTGCCGATTTTGTCGAAGAAAATAAATTCGTTTCCCCAACGCTTGCCATAGCACCAACCAATCAGCAATATGATATTTATGTGGGACTTAAGGGAAAATTGTCCAATACTGTGGCTTTCAATGTAAGAGGTTCCTATATGGCTGAAGATGACAAAGCGTTCTTTACTGCTAATCCTTATGAAACGGCCAATCCAAATACCGAAGGCTATGTTTATGGAAATTCATTCGGAGTGGTATACGATGATCTGAAGACTGTAAGCTTATTCGGAGAACTGAAAATGGATTTTTCTAAGAATGTGGCGTTCGGAATCAACGGAACATTCAACGGTTATTCAACCGATCAGGCTGAAGCGTGGAACTTACCAAGTTTGAAAATCGGGGCCGACCTGGATGTGGATATCACAAAAAAATGGTACGCAGGTGCCGACATTTTCTTTGTTGGAGATCGTAAAGATCAATTCTATTACAACGATATTACATTAACAGAACCATTGACAAAGATTGTGACATTAGACAGTTATTTCGACTTAAATGCTCATGTGGGATACAAACACAACGAGCGTCTTACAGGTTTCCTTAAACTTAACAATATCGCAAATCAGCAATATGAGCGTTGGTTGAACTATCCTGTTCAGGGCTTCCAGGTTTTATTGGGAGCAAACTATAAATTTGATTTTTAG
- a CDS encoding tetratricopeptide repeat protein: MRKLDKFLYTSLIFSAVNVSAQQSNIYTYELTDFDKAVALYKDHQYNAAQILFERVKGSKVSYEVKSDCAYYAANCAIRLEQPGADMMVENFVEEYPTSSKQNQAFIEVAHYYFDQSNYPQALKYFENVDEASMTNEERERFNFQKGYCYFSAKDKKEADKYFNKVVNSKEFGSQAKYYLGYMAYETDNYKDATKYFDQVQDQDKYKEKMSYFQADMNFKLGNFQKAIDLGVPQLSKSNAEEKSELSKIIGESYFNLKQYDKALPYLLNYKGKKGKWNNTDFYQLGYAYYKAGDYENAIAQFNKIIEGRDGVAQNAYYHLGESYLKVGKKQEALNAFKNASEMNFDLKIQEDAFLNYAKISYEIGNPYQSVPEVLQAYLAKYPQTSYKQEIENLLVNSYITSKNYKEALSLLEKNKNPQNRSAYQKVTFYRGLELYTDGNYKEALTLFNKSIAEPRDAKFTARATFWKGETEYNLDQFSDALLSFKQFAGSSEAKNVPEAKNADYNLAYTYFKLKEYENAAKHFQEYINTEKSDKVRLNDAYLRMGDSYFVTSKYWPAMDAYNKVMELRGVDDDYAHFQKAISYGFVGKNDLKIENLSSFMKKHPDSKYADDALYELGNTYVTQNNVNKAVEAYDRLIGEYNGSSYVSKSILRQGLVYYNNDKDQQALAKFKEVVAKFPRTEEANEAVSTARLIYMDNNKVNEYAAWVKTLDFVEVSNADLDNDTYKSAEKQYLQNNNKQAISAFTGYLGDFPDGLHALKANFYLAQLYFADGLGTTAIPNYEYVISKSRNEFTEQSLARLSEIHLKNKTYEKAIPVLQRLEAEADFPQNVTFAQSNLMKSYYEQKEFANAVVYADKVLSNPKTDDKVKSDAQIIVARSAIKTNDEAKAKDAYAKLQKIAKGELAAEAMYYDAYFKNKEGKFEKSNEVVQKLAKDYSGYKYFGAKGLIVMAKNFYGLKDSFQATYILESVIKNFASFEDVVSEAQTELDFIKGEEAKRNSSITK, from the coding sequence ATGCGAAAACTGGATAAGTTTCTCTATACTTCTCTGATTTTTAGTGCGGTAAATGTTTCTGCACAACAATCCAACATCTATACTTATGAATTAACCGATTTTGATAAGGCTGTTGCCCTTTATAAAGATCACCAGTATAATGCGGCCCAAATACTTTTTGAAAGAGTGAAAGGCTCAAAAGTGAGTTATGAAGTAAAATCGGATTGCGCTTATTATGCAGCGAATTGCGCTATTCGTCTGGAACAGCCCGGAGCGGATATGATGGTTGAAAATTTTGTTGAAGAATATCCGACTTCATCTAAACAAAATCAGGCATTTATAGAAGTAGCGCATTATTATTTTGACCAATCCAATTATCCGCAGGCTCTAAAATATTTTGAGAATGTGGATGAGGCCTCGATGACAAATGAGGAGCGTGAGAGATTCAATTTCCAGAAAGGATATTGTTATTTTTCGGCCAAGGATAAAAAGGAAGCCGACAAATACTTCAACAAAGTGGTCAATTCCAAAGAATTCGGGTCTCAGGCGAAATACTATTTAGGGTATATGGCTTATGAAACCGATAATTATAAAGATGCCACAAAATACTTCGATCAGGTTCAGGATCAGGACAAATACAAGGAAAAAATGTCCTATTTCCAGGCTGATATGAATTTTAAATTGGGAAATTTCCAAAAAGCAATCGATTTGGGAGTTCCTCAACTGTCAAAATCCAATGCCGAAGAAAAATCGGAATTATCCAAAATCATCGGGGAAAGTTATTTCAACCTGAAACAATACGATAAAGCGCTTCCGTACCTGCTAAATTACAAAGGGAAAAAAGGGAAGTGGAACAATACCGATTTTTACCAGTTGGGTTATGCTTATTACAAAGCGGGAGATTATGAAAATGCCATTGCTCAGTTCAACAAAATTATCGAAGGTCGGGATGGTGTGGCTCAAAATGCTTATTATCATTTAGGGGAAAGTTATCTGAAAGTAGGTAAGAAACAGGAAGCATTGAATGCTTTTAAAAATGCTTCTGAAATGAATTTTGATCTTAAAATTCAAGAAGATGCTTTTCTAAATTATGCCAAAATCAGTTATGAAATCGGAAACCCATACCAAAGTGTGCCGGAAGTATTACAGGCTTATTTGGCAAAATACCCGCAAACGTCTTATAAGCAGGAAATTGAAAACCTGTTGGTAAATTCATATATCACTTCGAAAAATTATAAGGAAGCATTGAGTTTATTGGAAAAAAATAAAAATCCGCAAAACCGTTCGGCGTATCAGAAGGTTACGTTTTACCGAGGTTTGGAATTGTATACCGACGGAAATTATAAAGAAGCGCTCACTTTATTCAATAAATCAATTGCAGAGCCTCGTGACGCAAAGTTTACTGCGAGAGCCACTTTTTGGAAAGGGGAAACCGAATATAATTTAGATCAATTTAGTGATGCGTTATTGAGTTTCAAACAGTTTGCAGGTTCTTCCGAGGCAAAAAATGTTCCCGAAGCAAAAAATGCAGACTATAATTTAGCGTACACTTACTTCAAACTGAAAGAATACGAAAATGCCGCGAAACATTTTCAGGAGTATATCAACACAGAAAAGAGCGACAAGGTACGTCTCAATGATGCTTATTTGCGAATGGGCGACAGCTACTTTGTGACTTCAAAATACTGGCCAGCCATGGATGCTTATAACAAGGTCATGGAACTTAGGGGTGTTGATGATGATTACGCTCATTTTCAAAAAGCAATTTCATATGGATTTGTAGGTAAAAACGATTTGAAAATCGAAAACCTAAGTTCGTTTATGAAAAAACATCCTGATTCTAAATATGCTGATGATGCATTATACGAATTAGGGAACACCTATGTAACCCAAAATAACGTAAATAAAGCCGTGGAAGCTTATGATCGTTTAATTGGTGAATATAATGGGAGTTCTTATGTTTCGAAGTCGATTTTGCGTCAGGGATTGGTGTACTACAACAATGATAAAGACCAGCAGGCATTAGCGAAATTCAAAGAAGTGGTTGCTAAATTTCCGCGTACGGAGGAAGCCAATGAAGCTGTTTCAACCGCTCGTTTAATTTATATGGATAACAATAAAGTGAATGAGTATGCCGCTTGGGTTAAAACACTTGATTTTGTAGAAGTTTCCAATGCCGATTTGGATAATGATACCTATAAATCAGCCGAAAAACAATACTTACAGAATAATAATAAACAGGCTATTTCAGCTTTTACAGGATATTTAGGTGATTTCCCTGATGGATTGCATGCACTGAAAGCCAATTTTTATCTTGCCCAGTTGTATTTTGCTGACGGATTGGGAACGACAGCCATTCCTAACTACGAATACGTTATCAGTAAATCCAGAAATGAATTTACAGAACAGTCGCTGGCACGTTTGAGTGAAATTCATCTGAAAAACAAAACCTACGAAAAAGCAATTCCTGTTTTACAGCGTTTGGAGGCTGAAGCTGATTTCCCGCAGAACGTAACTTTTGCGCAATCCAATCTGATGAAAAGCTATTATGAGCAAAAGGAATTTGCCAACGCAGTTGTTTATGCAGACAAAGTGTTGTCTAATCCGAAAACGGATGACAAAGTAAAAAGTGATGCTCAGATTATCGTAGCACGCTCGGCAATCAAAACCAACGATGAAGCAAAAGCCAAAGATGCCTATGCGAAACTGCAGAAAATCGCCAAAGGAGAATTAGCTGCGGAAGCAATGTATTATGATGCTTATTTTAAAAACAAGGAAGGCAAGTTTGAAAAATCCAATGAAGTGGTTCAGAAATTAGCCAAGGATTATTCAGGTTACAAATATTTTGGAGCCAAAGGGTTGATTGTCATGGCGAAAAACTTCTACGGACTGAAAGACAGTTTTCAGGCAACCTATATTTTGGAGAGCGTAATAAAAAACTTTGCTTCTTTTGAGGATGTCGTTTCAGAGGCCCAGACCGAACTCGATTTCATTAAAGGCGAGGAAGCCAAACGAAATTCATCCATAACAAAGTAA